Proteins encoded in a region of the Sterolibacterium denitrificans genome:
- a CDS encoding DMT family transporter, whose translation MAASRDRAVAPVALLTGAAVWGLVWYPYRVFAQAGLPGVQATTLTYLIALLAGAVFLRRHVGSAWRSGRLDWRLPLIGLAAGGCNLGYVLATLHGEVMRVMLLFYLAPLWTVLWAYWLLGERLNRSGGAVIVLSLGGALVMLWRPELGMPWPASGAEWLGMLAGFLFALSNVMVRQTAQLSIEVKSLAVFLGAVVLGLLILPLESLLQGGSGLAGYVVDSRMQPWHWGVLGLVGLILLLVNLIVQYGLTHTAANQAIVIFLFELVVAAVASWLLVDETMGLREWLGGAMIITASLFSGRLAADEQARPMG comes from the coding sequence ATGGCAGCAAGCAGAGACCGCGCGGTCGCCCCCGTGGCATTGTTGACCGGCGCAGCAGTGTGGGGGCTGGTCTGGTATCCCTACCGGGTGTTTGCCCAGGCCGGCTTGCCGGGCGTGCAGGCCACCACGCTGACCTATCTCATTGCCCTGCTGGCGGGCGCAGTTTTCCTGCGCAGGCACGTCGGCTCGGCATGGCGCAGCGGCAGGCTGGACTGGCGCTTGCCGCTGATCGGCCTGGCCGCCGGCGGCTGCAATCTGGGTTATGTGCTGGCAACCTTGCATGGCGAAGTCATGCGGGTGATGCTGCTGTTTTATCTCGCGCCGCTGTGGACCGTGCTCTGGGCATACTGGCTGCTGGGCGAGCGTCTCAATCGCTCGGGCGGAGCAGTGATCGTGCTGTCGCTGGGCGGCGCGCTCGTCATGCTCTGGCGTCCCGAACTGGGCATGCCCTGGCCGGCCAGTGGTGCCGAGTGGCTGGGGATGCTGGCCGGATTTCTGTTCGCCCTGTCGAACGTCATGGTGCGGCAGACGGCACAACTTTCGATAGAGGTGAAATCCCTGGCGGTCTTTCTCGGCGCCGTCGTGCTGGGCTTGCTGATCCTGCCGCTGGAAAGCCTGCTGCAGGGCGGCAGCGGTCTGGCCGGCTACGTCGTCGACAGCCGCATGCAGCCTTGGCATTGGGGTGTGCTGGGCCTGGTCGGGCTGATCCTGCTGCTGGTCAACCTGATCGTCCAGTACGGCTTGACGCATACCGCCGCGAATCAGGCCATCGTGATCTTTCTGTTCGAGCTGGTCGTGGCGGCGGTTGCGTCATGGCTGCTGGTCGACGAAACCATGGGGCTGCGCGAGTGGCTGGGTGGCGCGATGATCATCACAGCCAGTCTATTCTCCGGACGATTGGCGGCCGATGAGCAGGCTCGGCCGATGGGTTGA
- a CDS encoding PilT/PilU family type 4a pilus ATPase, producing the protein MSAMQRLFQLMAEKKASDIFISAGAPINIKINGTAVPINQQVMTPEIINNLLHEVLSDSQFREFEEALELNGNYSLEGVGNFRLSAFRQKGTPALVVRYVPAEIPALETLNVPGVLAEIIMEKHGLILMVGATGAGKTTTLTSMLDYRNERKSGHILTLEDPIEFVFRNKRSIVNQRELGSDTRDYQLALKNALRQAPDCIFIGEVRDKETMAQAIAYAQSGHLCLATLHANNSYHALSRIIGLYPLENRPALLADLAVTLKAIISQRLVKKPDGSRIPAVEVMLNSRHISELIEKGDMDGMRESMDSGMTPGAQTFEQALFKLYKSGAITLDAATAAADSANNLLFLINNDQSGPLQADASSSPATVADNPLSVPSASFSEFNLKMD; encoded by the coding sequence ATGAGCGCAATGCAGCGACTGTTCCAGTTGATGGCTGAGAAGAAGGCTTCGGACATTTTCATTTCTGCCGGCGCGCCCATCAACATCAAGATCAACGGCACGGCCGTGCCGATCAACCAGCAGGTGATGACGCCGGAAATCATCAACAATCTGCTGCACGAAGTCCTCAGCGACAGCCAGTTCCGCGAATTCGAGGAAGCGCTGGAGCTCAACGGCAACTACAGCCTGGAAGGCGTGGGCAATTTCCGTCTCTCGGCATTCCGCCAGAAAGGCACGCCGGCGCTGGTGGTGCGCTACGTTCCGGCGGAAATTCCCGCGCTGGAAACCCTGAACGTTCCCGGCGTGCTGGCCGAAATCATCATGGAAAAGCACGGGCTGATCCTGATGGTCGGCGCAACCGGCGCCGGCAAGACCACCACGCTGACCTCGATGCTCGATTACCGCAACGAGCGCAAGAGCGGCCACATCCTGACGCTGGAAGACCCGATCGAATTCGTCTTCAGGAACAAGCGCTCCATCGTCAATCAGCGCGAGCTCGGCAGCGATACCCGCGACTACCAGTTGGCCCTGAAGAATGCCCTGCGCCAGGCGCCGGACTGCATTTTCATCGGCGAAGTGCGCGACAAGGAAACCATGGCCCAGGCCATTGCCTACGCGCAGTCGGGGCACCTGTGCCTGGCCACGCTGCATGCGAACAACAGCTATCACGCGCTGTCGCGCATCATCGGCCTCTATCCGCTGGAGAACCGCCCTGCCCTGCTCGCCGACCTGGCGGTGACGCTGAAGGCCATCATCTCCCAGCGCCTCGTCAAGAAGCCCGATGGCAGCCGCATTCCAGCCGTCGAAGTGATGCTGAACTCACGCCACATCTCCGAACTGATCGAAAAAGGCGACATGGACGGCATGCGCGAATCCATGGACAGCGGCATGACGCCCGGCGCGCAAACCTTCGAACAGGCGCTGTTCAAGCTCTACAAGTCCGGCGCCATTACCCTGGATGCCGCCACGGCCGCTGCCGATTCGGCCAACAATCTGCTGTTCCTGATCAACAACGACCAGAGCGGCCCGCTGCAGGCGGACGCCAGCAGCAGCCCGGCGACCGTGGCCGACAATCCATTGAGCGTGCCCAGCGCCAGTTTCAGCGAGTTCAATCTCAAGATGGATTGA
- the dapE gene encoding succinyl-diaminopimelate desuccinylase — translation MNAASPVLELARALIARPSITPDDAGCLELLGARLAALGFQLERLDRGPVSNLWARWTPQTHDASVALPLLCFAGHTDVVPPGAPADWRSDPFQPEIRDGMLYGRGAADMKSSLAAFVVAVERRLARHPEPAGSIALLLTSDEEGAAVDGTAHVVDVLKARGERIDWCLVGEPTSVAQLGDTIKNGRRGSLSGHLVISGIQGHVAYPQLARNPVHQAVPALAELVAEEWDRGNAHFPPTSFQIAAIQAGSGADNVIPGRLEVRCNFRFATASTVAQLQDRVHAILDRHGLEYALHWNCGGQPYLTPPGHLSNALQAAIHGVTGRTAELSTSGGTSDGRYIAGICGEVVEFGPINASIHKTDECIAIADLEPLARCYEALLDRLPGRQNEP, via the coding sequence ATGAACGCAGCCAGTCCGGTACTCGAACTTGCCCGGGCGCTGATCGCCCGGCCTTCCATCACGCCGGATGATGCCGGCTGTCTGGAACTGCTCGGCGCGCGACTGGCCGCGCTGGGCTTCCAGCTCGAACGCCTGGACCGCGGCCCGGTGAGCAATCTCTGGGCACGCTGGACGCCGCAAACACACGACGCCAGCGTCGCCCTTCCCCTGCTCTGCTTTGCCGGCCATACCGATGTCGTGCCACCCGGCGCGCCGGCCGATTGGCGCAGCGATCCATTCCAGCCGGAAATTCGTGACGGCATGCTCTACGGACGCGGCGCGGCCGACATGAAATCCTCGCTCGCCGCCTTCGTCGTTGCCGTCGAGCGCCGGCTCGCGCGCCACCCGGAACCGGCCGGCAGCATCGCCCTGCTGCTGACTTCCGACGAGGAAGGCGCGGCGGTCGACGGCACGGCGCACGTCGTCGATGTTCTCAAGGCGCGCGGCGAACGCATCGACTGGTGCCTCGTCGGCGAGCCGACCTCGGTTGCGCAGCTTGGCGACACGATCAAGAACGGCCGCCGCGGCTCGCTCTCCGGTCATCTGGTCATCAGCGGCATCCAGGGGCATGTCGCCTATCCGCAACTGGCCCGCAATCCCGTGCATCAGGCCGTGCCGGCGCTGGCCGAGCTGGTGGCCGAGGAATGGGATCGGGGCAACGCCCATTTTCCGCCGACCAGCTTCCAGATCGCCGCCATCCAGGCCGGCAGCGGCGCCGACAACGTCATCCCCGGCCGGCTGGAAGTGCGCTGCAATTTCCGCTTCGCCACCGCCAGCACGGTGGCGCAGTTGCAGGATCGCGTGCACGCCATCCTCGATCGCCACGGACTAGAATACGCGCTGCACTGGAACTGCGGTGGCCAGCCTTACCTGACGCCGCCTGGCCACCTCAGCAACGCATTGCAGGCCGCCATCCATGGCGTCACTGGCCGCACGGCGGAACTTTCGACCAGCGGCGGCACCTCCGACGGACGCTACATTGCCGGCATCTGCGGCGAAGTCGTCGAGTTCGGCCCGATCAACGCCAGCATCCACAAAACAGACGAATGCATCGCCATTGCCGATCTCGAACCGCTCGCCCGCTGCTACGAGGCGCTGCTCGACCGGCTGCCTGGCCGGCAGAATGAACCATGA